The Euphorbia lathyris chromosome 2, ddEupLath1.1, whole genome shotgun sequence genome includes a window with the following:
- the LOC136219771 gene encoding RAN GTPase-activating protein 2: MDGTSPKSQHHTFSIKLWPPSENTRKMLVARITENLTLKSIFTQKYGSLSEEEAEENAKRIEDVAFVNANQHYEKEPDGDGGSAVQFYAKECSKQILDVLKRGPSRKGRGIIMSARAAPPRNVIFDISKGPRAFIEGKEAEDILRPLKEPGNGYTKICFSNRSFGIEAASVAEPILVSIKDQLKEVDLSDFIAGRPEAEALDVMNIFSSALEGSILKSLDLSNNALGEKGVRAFGALLQSQNHLEELYLMNDGISEDAARAVRELIPSTEHLRILHFHNNMTGDQGAVAISEVLRRSPALEDFRCSSTRIGIEGGIALSEALETCTHLKKLDLRDNMFGVDAGLALSKALSKHTCLTEVYLSYLNLEDEGAIAISSALKESAPALEVLDMAGNDITAEAASLVSACIAVKKKLIKLNLAENELKDEGTIHITKALEDGHHQLKEVDMSSNSIGRVGARFLAQVVVQKPDFKLLNINANCISDEGIDEVKEIFKTQPDILGPLDENNPDGIDDDDDDDDDDDDESGDTDSNGHELESKLRNLEVNEDD, from the coding sequence ATGGATGGTACATCACCGAAATCACAACACCACACATTTTCGATCAAACTATGGCCACCTAGTGAAAACACAAGGAAAATGCTTGTGGCACGCATTACTGAAAATCTCACTCTCAAGTCTATTTTCACCCAGAAGTATGGCAGCTTGAGTGAAGAGGAGGCTGAGGAGAATGCAAAGAGAATTGAAGATGTTGCTTTTGTTAATGCAAATCAACATTATGAAAAGGAGCCAGATGGTGATGGAGGTTCTGCTGTACAATTTTATGCAAAGGAATGCAGTAAGCAAATATTGGATGTTCTCAAAAGAGGTCCTTCACGAAAGGGGAGGGGTATTATCATGTCTGCAAGGGCTGCTCCTCCTCGCAATGTTATTTTTGATATATCGAAAGGCCCACGAGCCTTTATTGAGGGAAAGGAGGCTGAGGATATACTAAGGCCATTAAAGGAGCCGGGAAATGGTTACACTAAGATATGCTTCAGCAATAGAAGCTTTGGTATAGAAGCAGCTAGTGTTGCTGAACCCATTTTGGTTTCCATAAAGGATCAATTGAAGGAAGTTGACTTGTCAGATTTCATTGCCGGAAGACCAGAAGCGGAAGCTCTTGATGTTATGAATATATTCTCTTCTGCTCTGGAAGGTAGTATTCTTAAGTCATTGGATCTCTCAAACAATGCATTAGGTGAAAAAGGTGTGAGGGCATTTGGGGCGCTGCTGCAATCACAAAATCACTTGGAGGAGCTTTATCTAATGAATGATGGCATTTCGGAGGATGCTGCACGAGCTGTTCGTGAGTTGATTCCTTCCACAGAGCATCTTAGGATCCTTCATTTCCATAATAATATGACAGGAGATCAAGGGGCAGTTGCCATATCTGAAGTTCTGAGACGGTCTCCTGCACTGGAAGATTTTCGATGCTCCTCTACAAGGATAGGCATAGAAGGCGGCATTGCTTTGTCAGAGGCACTTGAGACATGCACTCATCTGAAGAAGCTTGACCTACGAGACAACATGTTTGGTGTAGATGCTGGGCTTGCTCTGAGTAAAGCTCTTTCCAAGCATACATGTCTCACTGAGGTTTATTTAAGTTATCTAAATTTAGAAGATGAGGGTGCCATTGCTATTTCGTCTGCTCTCAAGGAATCAGCCCCTGCACTAGAAGTATTGGATATGGCTGGGAATGACATTACAGCTGAAGCTGCTTCTCTTGTGTCTGCTTGTATAGCTGTAAAGAAAAAATTGATCAAGTTAAACTTGGCTGAAAATGAACTGAAGGATGAAGGTACCATCCATATTACCAAGGCCTTGGAAGACGGGCATCATCAGTTGAAGGAAGTCGATATGAGCTCCAATTCTATAGGCAGGGTTGGGGCTCGGTTCTTGGCCCAAGTTGTGGTGCAGAAGCCTGACTTTAAGTTGCTCAATATCAATGCTAACTGCATTTCGGATGAAGGCATCGATGAGGTGAAGGAAATTTTTAAGACCCAACCTGATATTCTCGGGCCCTTGGATGAAAATAACCCCGACGGAATTGATGATGATGACGAtgacgatgatgatgatgacGACGAATCCGGAGACACTGATAGTAACGGGCATGAGTTGGAGTCCAAACTGAGGAACCTTGAAGTGAATGAAGATGACTAA